Within Anolis sagrei isolate rAnoSag1 chromosome 3, rAnoSag1.mat, whole genome shotgun sequence, the genomic segment GCCCAGGTAAGCCAAAGAGTGAAAGTATTTTGTTTAGTGAAGAGATGTATTTGCTTTCTAGACATGATAGAAGAATTACTGGCTTGCCTCAATCTATCGTTAAGGGGAAATGCTGTGCCTGCAGTCTGAAAAGATCTACCTATTGAAGTTTCTCCCTGTGTTTACTTTCTTTTAGAAAAGGTCGACAAACAAAAACTAAGATTATGTTGGCCtactgtatccatggattttgtatccacagtttttttttaaatcccaaaagcaaaccttgattttgccattttatataagggacaccattttacaacAGCATTGTTTATAATGCAGTCACAGATTTAAGTATCCATgaaaggtcctggaaccaaattccaGTGGATATAATAAAGGAATCCCAAATAGTCGGTGGTCTCCAATATGATCATGAACATTCTCTATTGCAAAGCCCAGAGAATATGAGCATTGTGCCAATGGAAATTCATTGTATTTATCAAGCACGCACTTTGCTGGGTTCATTTTCCATTGGGACTATACAATCACTGCAACAGAAGGCTCATGGGTGATATGGTTCTTAGGCCCAGGAAGATTTTGCAGGCCTAACTAGTTTATATCATAGGTTAGCTCCTGACAACATTCAGTGAAATGGAGCTATTATTGGTGATGGCATTGGGTGGAACGGGATGAGAAATCGaaacttttgtgtgtgtttaatttGGCATTCTGTTGATTCAGGACAAGCACTTGAGAGAACCTTCCTGAAGAGCCGAAAATAAGTGACAGAGTGAGTGATGCTGTAAAAACACCAGAACATTTATAGAAAGGCTGCATCTGAAATGAATGCAAAGAAAGCCATTGAATTGAGCCCAAAGGTTAGCTTAGTGACACAGAGTGAAACGGTTGTGTTTCCATCTTATCTACTCTGGTGAGTAGTCTAACTCATCATTTGAAATGAGTGCATCCGAGTTCTGTTtgtgtttgcttttgctttttgcttTGCTACTTGTCCGACTGCTCTCCTTTGTTTCCGACATCTGCTGGTAAGAGAAACCTTTGTCATCGGCAGGATCCCAGTCCTGGTAGTTTTCACTCTCAGCATATGCAAAGCCATCTTCAACAGAGAAGGGATCAACATCAACATCGTAGCGTTGGTATGTACTCTGATGTAAAGCTTCTTCTCGGGCAGTGATCTCCAGTGTACTATTCCAAATGCCATAGCCAAAATAAATTAGCAACcctggagaagagaaaggagagactTTGGTTGGTAAATGCCTTGCTACAGTGTGAGTTTGTCTCCAGCAAAAGGTAGTTTAAACCTTCACAGATCTATCAATACTGCTGTAGAGTGCAATATTTTTGCTGCTTCCACAGGTAGTTCTTTTtctaaaacatattttatttattagactTTTCAGATGCAAAGAAATTCAGCATTGCAGAGAAGGGAAAATGTAGGACAAGTTTTATTTCTCTAGGATTTTCACTGGAGCATTATCaagtaaaaaatacattttctactATGTAAAAAGATTATAAACACAAAGAAGTAGTCTTGGATGTAAGTTTCTATGTACATTTTTACTATGACTTTCTCTGTTTGATTCTCTGCCTCCCAAGATTAGAAAGAGAAAGATAAGCATAGCAGTAAAGAAAGATCCCAAACAAATATTATGATATTAATTTTTGAAACAAGTAGCAGATTTTTTTGTTGCATTCTTCTATGGTGTCACATAGGTTTCCTATCCATAGGACCACCCTACATTCCCAGATGTTCCCAGGACATTCATCTGGTGCCATTGATATTATATTATGGCAGtggtgcacaacctgtggctctccgGGTATTTGGGAGTCCAACTCACTGAAGTCctaaccagcttgtccaatgatcaggaattatggaagctgaagtccaaaacacctgaagggccacaggTTATTCACCACTGAATTATAGACAAATTAAGTGATTTCATATCATAATTTACAAATCAAAACTACTCTAGCTAATAGTTTCAGAGAATTATCACAGATATACTGTGAGAGACAGATGATGGCAGATGAGAGTTCATGGCAGTTGATCTGTGTATTATTTTCAGGAGCTACTTtgggtctacagcagtggttctcaacctggggtccccagatgtttttggcctacaactcccagaaatcctaacagctgatgaaCTGGcggaggtttctgggagttgtaggccaaaaacatctggggaccccaggttgagaaccactggtctacaggaaCAATCAAAGGTGATACAACAATTTGGAAAGTAAGGTTTAACACCTGGGTACCTCCAGTAAAATTGAGATTAGTTCCAGTAAAATATAGCATGCATCCAACTCTTTGAAGTAATAGAGCTAAAGCTGCCTCTGCATATCATTGTCAAATTTTCACATTCAAGACTTACCCACAAAACACCAGACAGCAAAACGGATCCATGTGATCTTTGAGAGTTTCAGCATAAGATAGATGTTCACAAGCATAGCAAAGGCAGGGACAAAAGGCAGGCAGGGAGCCATATAAGGGAGCTTTTTGGGGTTCTCTGGCTGTTGAAGAATAACAAACACTAATACAACAATCAGCAGGACCATCAGAACCACCAGAAGAATTGCCCACCAACTTTGGTCATACAGATAATCCAACCCAAAAATGATGAAAGAGCAGAAGATGAACATGAGGACAAAGAGCAAGAGCACACAAGTGGTGACAGTCTGTCCAGTTGCTGCTGTGGGACGATCCATTTTCCCAGGTAGCCCAAGGTGAATCCTCATAGTGTAGTAGCGTGGTCCTATTAATTTCTTTAGCTTGATAAGGTAGATGTTTTCAGACTCATCTGCTTCTATTCCTGAAGTCATGTCAACTGTACCATAGTTGGGGTGGTTGACATTGTAGGTGGTCTTATCTGACTTTCCAATGAGCATTTCATTGTCTCCTAAAGATGGAAGATTCTTTGCACCACATGTGTTGGTAGGTGGACCTGCAAATTCCTCTCCTTCACTTCCTGGAGAACAAATTTCTTTCTCACAGTCTGCtaaaatcccttccttcttctttgtaTGCTCCTCAGAAAGAAATTTGACAAAGCCATCAATGTCACTCTCTGGTTGGTAGCGGAGAAGCAGGACACAGACGGAGACCAAAGTGTACGCAAGTAGTGTGCCAATGGACATCATCTCTATCAGGTCCCTCAGGCTTACCAGCAAGGAGAGTAGTGCTGCAAGAAATCCTGATACAATGCAAGCTACTACAGGGGTCTCAGTATAAGAACTTACATGGGACAAGAACCTGcaggaaaaagaatgaaaattaAAAGTAATTCCACATCTATCTTTTATACTATCATTCCAAGCATCTATTGGACTGTCACACTATGGGACAATTAATGTGCCCTAAGCTTTAGATTGAATTTTAAAGGAGTTATCTAAGGCTGTCAAACTATTTTGAAAATAGTGTTCAGTACATTGGACAGCTCTATTTCCTGGAGCATGAATGGCACCAGCTCCTTGGACATCATCCTG encodes:
- the SLC7A14 gene encoding solute carrier family 7 member 14; its protein translation is MSGILQYLDPRRIQWGATWYAVHSRILRTKPVESMLEGTGTTTSHGTKLAQVLTTVDLVSLGVGSCVGTGMYVVSGLVAKEMAGPGVIVSFIIAAVASILSGVCYAEFGVRVPKTTGSAYTYSYVTVGEFVAFFIGWNLILEYLIGTAAGASALSSMFDSLANHTISHWMIDSVGTLNGLGKGEESYPDLLALVIAVVVTIIVALGVKNSVGFNNVLNVINLVVWVFIMIAGLVYVNGENWAEGQFLPFGWSGVLQGAATCFYAFIGFDIIATTGEEAKSPNTSIPYAITASLVTCLTAYVSVSIILTLMVPYNEIDTESPLMEMFAAHGFYTAKFIVAIGSVAGLTVSLLGSLFPMPRIIYAMAGDGLLFRFLSHVSSYTETPVVACIVSGFLAALLSLLVSLRDLIEMMSIGTLLAYTLVSVCVLLLRYQPESDIDGFVKFLSEEHTKKKEGILADCEKEICSPGSEGEEFAGPPTNTCGAKNLPSLGDNEMLIGKSDKTTYNVNHPNYGTVDMTSGIEADESENIYLIKLKKLIGPRYYTMRIHLGLPGKMDRPTAATGQTVTTCVLLLFVLMFIFCSFIIFGLDYLYDQSWWAILLVVLMVLLIVVLVFVILQQPENPKKLPYMAPCLPFVPAFAMLVNIYLMLKLSKITWIRFAVWCFVGLLIYFGYGIWNSTLEITAREEALHQSTYQRYDVDVDPFSVEDGFAYAESENYQDWDPADDKGFSYQQMSETKESSRTSSKAKSKSKHKQNSDALISNDELDYSPE